A portion of the Bombus pascuorum chromosome 8, iyBomPasc1.1, whole genome shotgun sequence genome contains these proteins:
- the LOC132909762 gene encoding glutamine--fructose-6-phosphate aminotransferase [isomerizing] 2-like isoform X2, with product MFLSGSSLIDDCRTQSNRDRSLDRLLSTLHKIKLRLLADVLYARDCFAFRIFAYLNYLTPKSRKEILELLVGGLKRLEYRGYDSAGVALDSADGKDISIIKKQGKVKALEEEIFYRTNIDFESKIYSHVGIAHTRWATHGVPSEVNSHPQRSDVEHAFVVVHNGIVTNYKEVKTLLHQRGYSFESETDTEVIAKLIHHLWVQHPGYSFRELVEQVVQQLEGAFALCFKSKYFPGECVATRRGSPLLVGIKTKTRLATDHVPILYGKDESPCVNKDHRPHGRTELPVIPRSESTSKFQPLEDKEVEYFFASDASAVIEHTNRVIFLEDDDVAAVKEGALSIHRLRRCMDDPHAREITTLKMEIQEIMKGNYEYFMQKEIFEQPESVVNTMRGRLNFRDNSVTLGGIKDYIPEIKRCRRLMLIGCGTSYHSAIATRQLLEELTELPVMVELASDFLDRNTPVFRDDVCFFISQSGETADTLMALRYCKGRGALIVGITNTVGSSICRESHCGVHINAGPEIGVASTKAYTSQFISLVMFALVMSEDRISLGSRRQEIIEGLKNLDNLIRQVLQLDEKVKELAKSLFQHKSLLIMGRGYNFATCMEGALKVKELTYMHSEGIMAGELKHGPLALVDDSMPVIMIVMRDPVYVKCINALQQVTARDGKPILICEEGDEETKMFADRILEVPKTVDCLQAILAVIPLQLLSFHIAVLRGCNVDCPRNLAKSVTVE from the exons ATGTTTCTATCAGGAAGTTCGCTTATCGACGATTGCAGAACGCAATCTAATCGTGATCGATCACTCGATCGTCTATTGTCAACTCTACACAAAATCAAGTTACGTCTACTCGCCGATGTACTATACGCTCGCGATTGTTTCGCTTTTC GAATCTTTGCGTATCTCAATTATCTGACGCCGAAGAGCAGGAAGGAGATCCTCGAGCTGTTGGTTGGTGGATTAAAGAGGCTGGAATATCGAGGCTATGATTCGGCAG GTGTCGCCCTTGATAGCGCCGATGGCAAGGATATCTCGATTATTAAAAAGCAGGGAAAGGTCAAGGCGCTCGAGGAAGAGATTTTTTATC GTACCAATATCGACTTCGAGTCGAAGATTTACAGCCACGTGGGTATCGCACACACTCGTTGGGCGACTCATGGTGTCCCATCTGAAGTGAACTCGCATCCTCAAAGGTCCGATGTCGAACATGCTTTCGTTGTGGTGCACAAtg GTATCGTGACAAATTACAAGGAAGTGAAGACGTTGCTTCACCAAAGAGGCTACAGCTTCGAGAGTGAAACCGACACGGAAGTAATCGCCAAGCTGATCCACCATCTCTGGGTACAACATCCGGGTTACTCGTTTCGCGAGCTAGTCGAGCAGGTTGTTCAACAATTG GAAGGTGCGTTTGCGTTGTGCTTCAAGAGCAAATATTTCCCCGGTGAATGTGTGGCGACGAGAAGAGGATCGCCGCTGCTCGTGGGTATTAAGACAAAAACGAGATTGGCCACCGATCACGTGCCCATCCTGTACGGAAAAG ATGAATCTCCATGCGTAAACAAAG ATCATCGTCCACATGGTCGTACTGAACTTCCGGTTATACCACGCAGTGAAAGTACTTCCAAATTTCAACCCTTGGAGGACAAAGAAGTCGAATATTTCTTCGCATCTGACGCCAGTGCTGTGATCGAACATACAaatcgtgttatatttttggaG GATGATGACGTAGCCGCAGTGAAAGAAGGTGCTCTCAGCATCCATCGACTCCGTCGATGTATGGACGATCCCCATGCAAGAGAAATTACTACCTTAAAGATGGAAATCCAAGAGATCATGAAGGGTaactatgaatatttcatgcagaaagaaatttttgagCAACCTGAGTCGGTGGTGAACACCATGAGAGGACGTCTGAACTTCAGAGACAACTCCGTTACGTTGGGAGGCATCAAG GATTACATTCCTGAGATTAAGAGGTGTAGACGTCTTATGCTCATTGGTTGTGGAACAAGCTACCATTCTGCTATTGCTACCAGACAACTTTTAGAAGAATTAACTGAACTACCAGTTATGGTTGAATTGGCTTCTGATTTCTTAGACAGGAATACACCAGTGTTTAGAGATGACGTTTGTTTCTTTATCTCACAGTCTG GTGAAACAGCAGACACGTTAATGGCTTTGCGTTATTGCAAAGGACGTGGAGCTCTGATTGTTGGTATTACCAACACGGTAGGCAGTAGTATCTGTCGTGAATCACACTGTGGTGTTCATATAAACGCAGGTCCTGAGATTGGTGTTGCTAGCACCAAGGCTTACACTTCCCAGTTCATTTCTCTTGTAATGTTTGCTTTAGTTATGAGCGAAGACAGAATCTCCCTTGGTAGTAGGCGTCAAGag ATCATCGAAGGATTGAAAAATTTGGATAATCTCATTCGTCAAGTTCTCCAACTTGATGAAAAGGTTAAAGAATTAGCCAAATCTTTGTTCCAACATAAATCTTTGCTGATCATGGGTAGAGGATATAACTTTGCTACGTGTATGGAGGGAGCTCTG AAAGTTAAAGAATTGACATATATGCATAGCGAAGGTATCATGGCAGGTGAATTGAAACATGGTCCACTAGCGCTCGTTGATGATTCAATGCCTGTGATAATGATCGTCATGAGGGATCCAGTTTATGTT AAATGCATAAACGCCTTACAACAGGTTACGGCCAGAGATGGGAAACCGATCCTTATCTGTGAGGAGGGTgatgaagaaacgaaaatgttCGCTGATAGAATTCTCGAAGTACCCAAAACAGTGGATTGTCTCCAAGCAATCCTTGCAGTCATTCCACTACAATTGTTATCTTTCCACATCGCAGTTCTTCGCGGATGTAACGTCGATTGTCCGAGAAATTTGGCGAAATCGGTTACGGTCGAATAA
- the LOC132909762 gene encoding glutamine--fructose-6-phosphate aminotransferase [isomerizing] 2-like isoform X1: MFLSGSSLIDDCRTQSNRDRSLDRLLSTLHKIKLRLLADVLYARDCFAFRIFAYLNYLTPKSRKEILELLVGGLKRLEYRGYDSAGVALDSADGKDISIIKKQGKVKALEEEIFYRTNIDFESKIYSHVGIAHTRWATHGVPSEVNSHPQRSDVEHAFVVVHNGIVTNYKEVKTLLHQRGYSFESETDTEVIAKLIHHLWVQHPGYSFRELVEQVVQQLEGAFALCFKSKYFPGECVATRRGSPLLVGIKTKTRLATDHVPILYGKDESPCVNKEGEAPTQDHRPHGRTELPVIPRSESTSKFQPLEDKEVEYFFASDASAVIEHTNRVIFLEDDDVAAVKEGALSIHRLRRCMDDPHAREITTLKMEIQEIMKGNYEYFMQKEIFEQPESVVNTMRGRLNFRDNSVTLGGIKDYIPEIKRCRRLMLIGCGTSYHSAIATRQLLEELTELPVMVELASDFLDRNTPVFRDDVCFFISQSGETADTLMALRYCKGRGALIVGITNTVGSSICRESHCGVHINAGPEIGVASTKAYTSQFISLVMFALVMSEDRISLGSRRQEIIEGLKNLDNLIRQVLQLDEKVKELAKSLFQHKSLLIMGRGYNFATCMEGALKVKELTYMHSEGIMAGELKHGPLALVDDSMPVIMIVMRDPVYVKCINALQQVTARDGKPILICEEGDEETKMFADRILEVPKTVDCLQAILAVIPLQLLSFHIAVLRGCNVDCPRNLAKSVTVE; this comes from the exons ATGTTTCTATCAGGAAGTTCGCTTATCGACGATTGCAGAACGCAATCTAATCGTGATCGATCACTCGATCGTCTATTGTCAACTCTACACAAAATCAAGTTACGTCTACTCGCCGATGTACTATACGCTCGCGATTGTTTCGCTTTTC GAATCTTTGCGTATCTCAATTATCTGACGCCGAAGAGCAGGAAGGAGATCCTCGAGCTGTTGGTTGGTGGATTAAAGAGGCTGGAATATCGAGGCTATGATTCGGCAG GTGTCGCCCTTGATAGCGCCGATGGCAAGGATATCTCGATTATTAAAAAGCAGGGAAAGGTCAAGGCGCTCGAGGAAGAGATTTTTTATC GTACCAATATCGACTTCGAGTCGAAGATTTACAGCCACGTGGGTATCGCACACACTCGTTGGGCGACTCATGGTGTCCCATCTGAAGTGAACTCGCATCCTCAAAGGTCCGATGTCGAACATGCTTTCGTTGTGGTGCACAAtg GTATCGTGACAAATTACAAGGAAGTGAAGACGTTGCTTCACCAAAGAGGCTACAGCTTCGAGAGTGAAACCGACACGGAAGTAATCGCCAAGCTGATCCACCATCTCTGGGTACAACATCCGGGTTACTCGTTTCGCGAGCTAGTCGAGCAGGTTGTTCAACAATTG GAAGGTGCGTTTGCGTTGTGCTTCAAGAGCAAATATTTCCCCGGTGAATGTGTGGCGACGAGAAGAGGATCGCCGCTGCTCGTGGGTATTAAGACAAAAACGAGATTGGCCACCGATCACGTGCCCATCCTGTACGGAAAAG ATGAATCTCCATGCGTAAACAAAG AAGGTGAAGCGCCCACTCAAG ATCATCGTCCACATGGTCGTACTGAACTTCCGGTTATACCACGCAGTGAAAGTACTTCCAAATTTCAACCCTTGGAGGACAAAGAAGTCGAATATTTCTTCGCATCTGACGCCAGTGCTGTGATCGAACATACAaatcgtgttatatttttggaG GATGATGACGTAGCCGCAGTGAAAGAAGGTGCTCTCAGCATCCATCGACTCCGTCGATGTATGGACGATCCCCATGCAAGAGAAATTACTACCTTAAAGATGGAAATCCAAGAGATCATGAAGGGTaactatgaatatttcatgcagaaagaaatttttgagCAACCTGAGTCGGTGGTGAACACCATGAGAGGACGTCTGAACTTCAGAGACAACTCCGTTACGTTGGGAGGCATCAAG GATTACATTCCTGAGATTAAGAGGTGTAGACGTCTTATGCTCATTGGTTGTGGAACAAGCTACCATTCTGCTATTGCTACCAGACAACTTTTAGAAGAATTAACTGAACTACCAGTTATGGTTGAATTGGCTTCTGATTTCTTAGACAGGAATACACCAGTGTTTAGAGATGACGTTTGTTTCTTTATCTCACAGTCTG GTGAAACAGCAGACACGTTAATGGCTTTGCGTTATTGCAAAGGACGTGGAGCTCTGATTGTTGGTATTACCAACACGGTAGGCAGTAGTATCTGTCGTGAATCACACTGTGGTGTTCATATAAACGCAGGTCCTGAGATTGGTGTTGCTAGCACCAAGGCTTACACTTCCCAGTTCATTTCTCTTGTAATGTTTGCTTTAGTTATGAGCGAAGACAGAATCTCCCTTGGTAGTAGGCGTCAAGag ATCATCGAAGGATTGAAAAATTTGGATAATCTCATTCGTCAAGTTCTCCAACTTGATGAAAAGGTTAAAGAATTAGCCAAATCTTTGTTCCAACATAAATCTTTGCTGATCATGGGTAGAGGATATAACTTTGCTACGTGTATGGAGGGAGCTCTG AAAGTTAAAGAATTGACATATATGCATAGCGAAGGTATCATGGCAGGTGAATTGAAACATGGTCCACTAGCGCTCGTTGATGATTCAATGCCTGTGATAATGATCGTCATGAGGGATCCAGTTTATGTT AAATGCATAAACGCCTTACAACAGGTTACGGCCAGAGATGGGAAACCGATCCTTATCTGTGAGGAGGGTgatgaagaaacgaaaatgttCGCTGATAGAATTCTCGAAGTACCCAAAACAGTGGATTGTCTCCAAGCAATCCTTGCAGTCATTCCACTACAATTGTTATCTTTCCACATCGCAGTTCTTCGCGGATGTAACGTCGATTGTCCGAGAAATTTGGCGAAATCGGTTACGGTCGAATAA
- the LOC132909762 gene encoding glutamine--fructose-6-phosphate aminotransferase [isomerizing] 2-like isoform X3, with protein sequence MFLSGSSLIDDCRTQSNRDRSLDRLLSTLHKIKLRLLADVLYARDCFAFRIFAYLNYLTPKSRKEILELLVGGLKRLEYRGYDSAGVALDSADGKDISIIKKQGKVKALEEEIFYRTNIDFESKIYSHVGIAHTRWATHGVPSEVNSHPQRSDVEHAFVVVHNGIVTNYKEVKTLLHQRGYSFESETDTEVIAKLIHHLWVQHPGYSFRELVEQVVQQLEGAFALCFKSKYFPGECVATRRGSPLLVGIKTKTRLATDHVPILYGKDHRPHGRTELPVIPRSESTSKFQPLEDKEVEYFFASDASAVIEHTNRVIFLEDDDVAAVKEGALSIHRLRRCMDDPHAREITTLKMEIQEIMKGNYEYFMQKEIFEQPESVVNTMRGRLNFRDNSVTLGGIKDYIPEIKRCRRLMLIGCGTSYHSAIATRQLLEELTELPVMVELASDFLDRNTPVFRDDVCFFISQSGETADTLMALRYCKGRGALIVGITNTVGSSICRESHCGVHINAGPEIGVASTKAYTSQFISLVMFALVMSEDRISLGSRRQEIIEGLKNLDNLIRQVLQLDEKVKELAKSLFQHKSLLIMGRGYNFATCMEGALKVKELTYMHSEGIMAGELKHGPLALVDDSMPVIMIVMRDPVYVKCINALQQVTARDGKPILICEEGDEETKMFADRILEVPKTVDCLQAILAVIPLQLLSFHIAVLRGCNVDCPRNLAKSVTVE encoded by the exons ATGTTTCTATCAGGAAGTTCGCTTATCGACGATTGCAGAACGCAATCTAATCGTGATCGATCACTCGATCGTCTATTGTCAACTCTACACAAAATCAAGTTACGTCTACTCGCCGATGTACTATACGCTCGCGATTGTTTCGCTTTTC GAATCTTTGCGTATCTCAATTATCTGACGCCGAAGAGCAGGAAGGAGATCCTCGAGCTGTTGGTTGGTGGATTAAAGAGGCTGGAATATCGAGGCTATGATTCGGCAG GTGTCGCCCTTGATAGCGCCGATGGCAAGGATATCTCGATTATTAAAAAGCAGGGAAAGGTCAAGGCGCTCGAGGAAGAGATTTTTTATC GTACCAATATCGACTTCGAGTCGAAGATTTACAGCCACGTGGGTATCGCACACACTCGTTGGGCGACTCATGGTGTCCCATCTGAAGTGAACTCGCATCCTCAAAGGTCCGATGTCGAACATGCTTTCGTTGTGGTGCACAAtg GTATCGTGACAAATTACAAGGAAGTGAAGACGTTGCTTCACCAAAGAGGCTACAGCTTCGAGAGTGAAACCGACACGGAAGTAATCGCCAAGCTGATCCACCATCTCTGGGTACAACATCCGGGTTACTCGTTTCGCGAGCTAGTCGAGCAGGTTGTTCAACAATTG GAAGGTGCGTTTGCGTTGTGCTTCAAGAGCAAATATTTCCCCGGTGAATGTGTGGCGACGAGAAGAGGATCGCCGCTGCTCGTGGGTATTAAGACAAAAACGAGATTGGCCACCGATCACGTGCCCATCCTGTACGGAAAAG ATCATCGTCCACATGGTCGTACTGAACTTCCGGTTATACCACGCAGTGAAAGTACTTCCAAATTTCAACCCTTGGAGGACAAAGAAGTCGAATATTTCTTCGCATCTGACGCCAGTGCTGTGATCGAACATACAaatcgtgttatatttttggaG GATGATGACGTAGCCGCAGTGAAAGAAGGTGCTCTCAGCATCCATCGACTCCGTCGATGTATGGACGATCCCCATGCAAGAGAAATTACTACCTTAAAGATGGAAATCCAAGAGATCATGAAGGGTaactatgaatatttcatgcagaaagaaatttttgagCAACCTGAGTCGGTGGTGAACACCATGAGAGGACGTCTGAACTTCAGAGACAACTCCGTTACGTTGGGAGGCATCAAG GATTACATTCCTGAGATTAAGAGGTGTAGACGTCTTATGCTCATTGGTTGTGGAACAAGCTACCATTCTGCTATTGCTACCAGACAACTTTTAGAAGAATTAACTGAACTACCAGTTATGGTTGAATTGGCTTCTGATTTCTTAGACAGGAATACACCAGTGTTTAGAGATGACGTTTGTTTCTTTATCTCACAGTCTG GTGAAACAGCAGACACGTTAATGGCTTTGCGTTATTGCAAAGGACGTGGAGCTCTGATTGTTGGTATTACCAACACGGTAGGCAGTAGTATCTGTCGTGAATCACACTGTGGTGTTCATATAAACGCAGGTCCTGAGATTGGTGTTGCTAGCACCAAGGCTTACACTTCCCAGTTCATTTCTCTTGTAATGTTTGCTTTAGTTATGAGCGAAGACAGAATCTCCCTTGGTAGTAGGCGTCAAGag ATCATCGAAGGATTGAAAAATTTGGATAATCTCATTCGTCAAGTTCTCCAACTTGATGAAAAGGTTAAAGAATTAGCCAAATCTTTGTTCCAACATAAATCTTTGCTGATCATGGGTAGAGGATATAACTTTGCTACGTGTATGGAGGGAGCTCTG AAAGTTAAAGAATTGACATATATGCATAGCGAAGGTATCATGGCAGGTGAATTGAAACATGGTCCACTAGCGCTCGTTGATGATTCAATGCCTGTGATAATGATCGTCATGAGGGATCCAGTTTATGTT AAATGCATAAACGCCTTACAACAGGTTACGGCCAGAGATGGGAAACCGATCCTTATCTGTGAGGAGGGTgatgaagaaacgaaaatgttCGCTGATAGAATTCTCGAAGTACCCAAAACAGTGGATTGTCTCCAAGCAATCCTTGCAGTCATTCCACTACAATTGTTATCTTTCCACATCGCAGTTCTTCGCGGATGTAACGTCGATTGTCCGAGAAATTTGGCGAAATCGGTTACGGTCGAATAA
- the LOC132909762 gene encoding glutamine--fructose-6-phosphate aminotransferase [isomerizing] 2-like isoform X4, with the protein MKLFRIRSVSKIHYFSTGTNIDFESKIYSHVGIAHTRWATHGVPSEVNSHPQRSDVEHAFVVVHNGIVTNYKEVKTLLHQRGYSFESETDTEVIAKLIHHLWVQHPGYSFRELVEQVVQQLEGAFALCFKSKYFPGECVATRRGSPLLVGIKTKTRLATDHVPILYGKDESPCVNKEGEAPTQDHRPHGRTELPVIPRSESTSKFQPLEDKEVEYFFASDASAVIEHTNRVIFLEDDDVAAVKEGALSIHRLRRCMDDPHAREITTLKMEIQEIMKGNYEYFMQKEIFEQPESVVNTMRGRLNFRDNSVTLGGIKDYIPEIKRCRRLMLIGCGTSYHSAIATRQLLEELTELPVMVELASDFLDRNTPVFRDDVCFFISQSGETADTLMALRYCKGRGALIVGITNTVGSSICRESHCGVHINAGPEIGVASTKAYTSQFISLVMFALVMSEDRISLGSRRQEIIEGLKNLDNLIRQVLQLDEKVKELAKSLFQHKSLLIMGRGYNFATCMEGALKVKELTYMHSEGIMAGELKHGPLALVDDSMPVIMIVMRDPVYVKCINALQQVTARDGKPILICEEGDEETKMFADRILEVPKTVDCLQAILAVIPLQLLSFHIAVLRGCNVDCPRNLAKSVTVE; encoded by the exons atgaaattatttcgaataagatcagtttctaaaattcattatttttctacaGGTACCAATATCGACTTCGAGTCGAAGATTTACAGCCACGTGGGTATCGCACACACTCGTTGGGCGACTCATGGTGTCCCATCTGAAGTGAACTCGCATCCTCAAAGGTCCGATGTCGAACATGCTTTCGTTGTGGTGCACAAtg GTATCGTGACAAATTACAAGGAAGTGAAGACGTTGCTTCACCAAAGAGGCTACAGCTTCGAGAGTGAAACCGACACGGAAGTAATCGCCAAGCTGATCCACCATCTCTGGGTACAACATCCGGGTTACTCGTTTCGCGAGCTAGTCGAGCAGGTTGTTCAACAATTG GAAGGTGCGTTTGCGTTGTGCTTCAAGAGCAAATATTTCCCCGGTGAATGTGTGGCGACGAGAAGAGGATCGCCGCTGCTCGTGGGTATTAAGACAAAAACGAGATTGGCCACCGATCACGTGCCCATCCTGTACGGAAAAG ATGAATCTCCATGCGTAAACAAAG AAGGTGAAGCGCCCACTCAAG ATCATCGTCCACATGGTCGTACTGAACTTCCGGTTATACCACGCAGTGAAAGTACTTCCAAATTTCAACCCTTGGAGGACAAAGAAGTCGAATATTTCTTCGCATCTGACGCCAGTGCTGTGATCGAACATACAaatcgtgttatatttttggaG GATGATGACGTAGCCGCAGTGAAAGAAGGTGCTCTCAGCATCCATCGACTCCGTCGATGTATGGACGATCCCCATGCAAGAGAAATTACTACCTTAAAGATGGAAATCCAAGAGATCATGAAGGGTaactatgaatatttcatgcagaaagaaatttttgagCAACCTGAGTCGGTGGTGAACACCATGAGAGGACGTCTGAACTTCAGAGACAACTCCGTTACGTTGGGAGGCATCAAG GATTACATTCCTGAGATTAAGAGGTGTAGACGTCTTATGCTCATTGGTTGTGGAACAAGCTACCATTCTGCTATTGCTACCAGACAACTTTTAGAAGAATTAACTGAACTACCAGTTATGGTTGAATTGGCTTCTGATTTCTTAGACAGGAATACACCAGTGTTTAGAGATGACGTTTGTTTCTTTATCTCACAGTCTG GTGAAACAGCAGACACGTTAATGGCTTTGCGTTATTGCAAAGGACGTGGAGCTCTGATTGTTGGTATTACCAACACGGTAGGCAGTAGTATCTGTCGTGAATCACACTGTGGTGTTCATATAAACGCAGGTCCTGAGATTGGTGTTGCTAGCACCAAGGCTTACACTTCCCAGTTCATTTCTCTTGTAATGTTTGCTTTAGTTATGAGCGAAGACAGAATCTCCCTTGGTAGTAGGCGTCAAGag ATCATCGAAGGATTGAAAAATTTGGATAATCTCATTCGTCAAGTTCTCCAACTTGATGAAAAGGTTAAAGAATTAGCCAAATCTTTGTTCCAACATAAATCTTTGCTGATCATGGGTAGAGGATATAACTTTGCTACGTGTATGGAGGGAGCTCTG AAAGTTAAAGAATTGACATATATGCATAGCGAAGGTATCATGGCAGGTGAATTGAAACATGGTCCACTAGCGCTCGTTGATGATTCAATGCCTGTGATAATGATCGTCATGAGGGATCCAGTTTATGTT AAATGCATAAACGCCTTACAACAGGTTACGGCCAGAGATGGGAAACCGATCCTTATCTGTGAGGAGGGTgatgaagaaacgaaaatgttCGCTGATAGAATTCTCGAAGTACCCAAAACAGTGGATTGTCTCCAAGCAATCCTTGCAGTCATTCCACTACAATTGTTATCTTTCCACATCGCAGTTCTTCGCGGATGTAACGTCGATTGTCCGAGAAATTTGGCGAAATCGGTTACGGTCGAATAA